The following are encoded in a window of Streptomyces sp. 11x1 genomic DNA:
- a CDS encoding HelD family protein, translating into MSAQPTAGPAGPAALSDPADPLSRERSHLAASRSALRAMREDAEALDIRDVTANWVNAEVLARQIEERIKALADLNHTPLFFGRLDYLHAPGADRAEGAEGEQFYIGRRHVHDADGDPMVIDWRAPVSQPFYRASKKDPMDVGLRRRFGYTGGDLTAYEDEHLSDPAEAAATSKLLQQEIERPRVGPMRDIVATIQPEQDEIVRSDLSGSLCVQGGPGTGKTAVGLHRVAYLLYAHRERLSRTGTLVIGPNRSFLHYIEQVLPALGELEVKQATVGDLVAHVEVRGTDDAAAAVVKGDARMAEVLRRAVRSHVTLPTEPVVVVRGSRRWRVPAYELEGIVRELLDRDIRYGAARDALPQRIAHAVLVQMERSGEAPDDRVQDAVARNAAVKAAVKAIWPPVDPAKLVLRLLSDADFLAEHADGILTDDEQKAILWAKPARSVKSVKWSAADAVLVDEATDLVQRTHSLGHVVLDEAQDLSPMQYRAVGRRCTTGSATVLGDLAQGTTPWATRSWQEALAHLGKGEAHVEELTAGFRVPTDVITYASRLLPHIAPGLTPVASVRENPGFFDVRPSTGDSQVIAACEELLRNEGSTGLIAADTRIPALAEALTAAGLAHLSPGEETTQETRLTLVPASLAKGLEYDYVVLDEPQAIVDAEPDERTGLRRLYVTLTRAVSGLIVTHAAPLPPQLA; encoded by the coding sequence TTGTCCGCGCAGCCCACCGCCGGCCCCGCCGGCCCCGCCGCCCTCAGCGACCCGGCCGATCCCCTCTCCCGCGAGCGCTCCCACCTCGCCGCCTCCCGGTCCGCGCTGCGGGCCATGCGGGAGGACGCGGAGGCGCTGGACATCAGGGACGTCACCGCGAACTGGGTGAACGCGGAGGTGCTGGCCCGCCAGATCGAGGAGCGGATCAAGGCCCTGGCGGACCTGAACCACACCCCGCTCTTCTTCGGCCGGCTCGACTACCTGCACGCGCCCGGCGCGGACCGGGCGGAGGGCGCGGAGGGGGAACAGTTCTACATCGGGCGCCGGCACGTGCACGACGCGGACGGCGACCCGATGGTCATCGACTGGCGTGCCCCCGTCTCGCAGCCCTTCTACCGGGCGTCGAAGAAGGACCCGATGGACGTCGGGCTGCGGCGCCGCTTCGGGTACACCGGCGGCGACCTGACCGCGTACGAGGACGAGCACCTCTCCGACCCCGCCGAGGCGGCCGCCACCAGCAAGCTGCTCCAGCAGGAGATCGAGCGTCCGCGTGTCGGCCCGATGCGGGACATCGTGGCGACGATCCAGCCGGAGCAGGACGAGATCGTCCGCTCGGACCTGTCCGGCAGCCTCTGCGTGCAGGGTGGACCCGGCACCGGGAAGACCGCGGTCGGCCTGCACCGGGTCGCCTATCTCCTCTACGCCCACCGCGAGCGTCTGTCCCGCACCGGCACCCTCGTCATCGGGCCGAACCGCTCCTTCCTGCACTACATCGAGCAGGTCCTGCCCGCGCTGGGCGAGCTGGAGGTCAAGCAGGCGACCGTCGGCGACCTCGTCGCGCATGTGGAGGTGCGGGGCACGGACGACGCGGCGGCCGCCGTCGTCAAGGGCGACGCCCGGATGGCCGAAGTCCTCCGCCGGGCGGTGCGCTCGCACGTCACGCTGCCCACCGAGCCCGTCGTGGTCGTCCGTGGTTCGCGTCGCTGGCGCGTGCCGGCGTACGAACTCGAAGGCATCGTGCGGGAGTTGCTCGACCGGGACATCCGCTACGGGGCCGCGCGGGACGCCCTGCCGCAGCGGATCGCGCACGCGGTGCTGGTGCAGATGGAGCGGTCCGGGGAGGCGCCCGACGACCGGGTGCAGGACGCGGTGGCGCGCAACGCGGCGGTGAAGGCGGCCGTCAAGGCGATCTGGCCGCCCGTCGACCCCGCGAAGCTCGTGCTGCGGCTGCTCTCCGACGCGGACTTCCTGGCCGAGCACGCGGACGGGATCCTCACGGACGACGAGCAGAAGGCGATCCTGTGGGCGAAGCCGGCGCGGAGCGTGAAGTCGGTGAAGTGGTCGGCCGCCGACGCGGTCCTGGTCGACGAGGCGACGGACCTGGTGCAGCGCACGCACTCCCTCGGCCATGTCGTCCTCGACGAGGCGCAGGACCTCTCGCCCATGCAGTACCGGGCGGTGGGCCGTCGCTGCACCACCGGTTCGGCGACGGTCCTGGGCGACCTGGCGCAGGGCACGACCCCCTGGGCGACGCGGAGTTGGCAGGAGGCGCTGGCGCACCTCGGCAAGGGGGAGGCCCATGTGGAGGAGCTGACGGCCGGTTTCCGCGTCCCGACGGACGTGATCACGTACGCCTCCCGGCTTCTCCCGCACATCGCGCCCGGTCTGACCCCGGTGGCGTCGGTCCGCGAGAACCCGGGCTTCTTCGACGTACGGCCGAGCACCGGCGACTCCCAGGTCATCGCCGCCTGCGAGGAGTTGCTCCGCAACGAGGGCTCGACCGGCCTGATCGCAGCGGACACCCGCATCCCCGCCCTCGCCGAGGCGCTGACGGCGGCGGGCCTCGCCCACCTGTCCCCCGGCGAGGAG
- a CDS encoding type II toxin-antitoxin system RelE/ParE family toxin produces MPHEEIYEVLYTEPAARDRDRLDPTRRASLDKAIELLARDPYTELSRTIGVGDQDREIRLTSQIVAEYMVSRGRLLLVMLRIFDDADILLPEEG; encoded by the coding sequence ATGCCTCACGAGGAGATCTACGAGGTGCTGTACACGGAGCCGGCGGCTCGTGACCGCGACCGGCTGGACCCCACGCGCCGTGCCTCCCTCGACAAGGCGATCGAACTGCTCGCCCGTGATCCGTACACCGAGCTGTCCCGCACCATAGGAGTGGGCGACCAGGACCGCGAGATCCGGCTCACCTCACAGATCGTCGCGGAGTACATGGTCTCCCGCGGTCGCCTGCTCCTGGTGATGCTGCGGATCTTCGACGACGCGGACATCCTGCTGCCCGAGGAAGGCTGA
- a CDS encoding DNA repair helicase XPB: protein MSCLIVQSDKTLLLEVDHEQADECRRAIAPFAELERAPEHIHTYRVTPLGLWNARAAGHDAEQVVDALVQYSRYPVPHALLVDVAETMDRYGRLTLSKHPTHGLVLTTTDRPVLEEILRSKKIAPLVGARIDPDTVAVHPSERGQIKQTLLKLGWPAEDLAGYVDGEAHPIELAEDGWALRPYQKQAVENFWHGGSGVVVLPCGAGKTLVGAGSMAQAKSTTLILVTNTVSARQWKHELVKRTSLTEEEIGEYSGTRKEIRPVTIATYQVLTTRRKGVYPHLELFDSRDWGLIVYDEVHLLPAPVFKFTADLQARRRLGLTATLVREDGRESDVFSLIGPKRFDAPWKEIEAQGYIAPADCVEVRVNLTDSERLAYATAEQEEKYRFCSTTATKRKVAEAIVRRFAGQQILVIGQYIDQLDELGAHLDAPVIKGETSNAQREKLFDAFREGEINVLVVSKVANFSIDLPEATVAIQVSGTFGSRQEEAQRLGRVLRPKADGHQAHFYSVVARDTIDQDFAAHRQRFLAEQGYAYRIMDADELLAEG, encoded by the coding sequence GTGTCCTGCCTAATCGTCCAGTCCGACAAGACGCTGCTCCTGGAGGTCGACCACGAGCAGGCGGACGAGTGCCGTCGGGCCATCGCGCCCTTCGCCGAGCTGGAGCGGGCGCCGGAGCACATCCACACCTACCGGGTGACACCGCTCGGGCTGTGGAACGCGCGGGCCGCCGGCCATGACGCCGAGCAGGTCGTGGACGCGCTGGTGCAGTACAGCCGCTACCCGGTGCCGCACGCGCTGCTCGTGGACGTCGCCGAGACGATGGACCGCTACGGCCGCCTCACCCTCTCCAAGCACCCGACCCACGGCCTCGTCCTCACCACCACCGACCGGCCGGTGCTGGAGGAGATCCTGCGGTCGAAGAAGATCGCTCCGCTGGTCGGGGCGCGGATCGACCCCGACACCGTGGCCGTGCACCCCTCCGAGCGCGGTCAGATCAAGCAGACCCTGCTGAAGCTGGGCTGGCCCGCCGAGGACCTCGCCGGGTACGTGGACGGTGAGGCCCACCCGATCGAGCTGGCCGAGGACGGCTGGGCGCTGCGGCCCTACCAGAAGCAAGCCGTGGAGAACTTCTGGCACGGCGGCAGCGGGGTCGTCGTGCTGCCCTGCGGCGCCGGGAAGACCCTGGTCGGCGCCGGGTCCATGGCCCAGGCCAAGTCGACCACGCTCATCCTCGTCACCAACACCGTCTCCGCGCGGCAGTGGAAGCACGAGCTGGTGAAGCGGACGTCGCTGACCGAGGAGGAGATCGGCGAGTACAGCGGGACGAGGAAGGAGATCCGGCCGGTCACCATCGCCACGTACCAGGTGCTGACGACCCGGCGGAAGGGCGTCTACCCGCACCTGGAGCTCTTCGACTCCCGTGACTGGGGCCTCATCGTCTACGACGAGGTGCACCTGCTGCCCGCGCCGGTCTTCAAGTTCACCGCCGATCTCCAGGCGCGCCGACGGCTGGGGCTGACGGCCACGCTGGTCCGGGAGGACGGGCGGGAGTCGGACGTGTTCTCCCTCATCGGGCCCAAGCGGTTCGACGCGCCGTGGAAGGAGATCGAGGCACAGGGGTACATCGCGCCCGCCGACTGTGTCGAGGTCCGGGTGAACCTCACCGACTCCGAGCGGCTCGCCTACGCCACCGCCGAGCAGGAGGAGAAGTACCGCTTCTGCTCCACCACCGCGACCAAGCGGAAGGTGGCCGAGGCGATCGTCCGCCGTTTCGCGGGCCAGCAGATCCTCGTCATCGGCCAGTACATCGACCAGCTCGACGAGTTGGGCGCCCATCTGGACGCACCGGTGATCAAGGGCGAGACCAGCAACGCCCAGCGCGAGAAGCTCTTCGACGCGTTCCGCGAGGGCGAGATCAACGTCCTCGTCGTGTCGAAGGTCGCGAACTTCTCCATCGACCTGCCCGAGGCCACCGTCGCCATCCAGGTCTCCGGCACGTTCGGCTCCCGCCAGGAGGAGGCGCAGCGTCTCGGCCGGGTCCTGCGCCCGAAGGCCGACGGTCACCAGGCCCACTTCTACTCCGTGGTCGCCCGCGACACCATCGACCAGGACTTCGCGGCGCACCGCCAGCGCTTCCTGGCCGAACAGGGCTACGCCTACCGGATCATGGACGCGGACGAGCTCCTGGCGGAGGGCTGA
- a CDS encoding recombinase family protein: protein MERVLSKDSLMQIINDLNKEGIPSPGHTSRQTTGKRSDSKQWYTTTLRSLLGNPQLLGQVIEDGKPILRTDGLPLVNRPPILDTDTWQTLQDELERRANPGEKRREGTSLLRGIMHRGVCGERMYTFSGRNGQLRYRCIGPLKYRQRAAKGEGAVRQAGPSVERTGCGRPPRPYVAAPPAVPTPAAPRHPPRTPGALTWAVARCGRALGVIG, encoded by the coding sequence GTGGAGCGGGTCCTGTCCAAGGACTCGCTCATGCAGATCATCAACGACCTCAACAAGGAGGGCATCCCGTCGCCGGGACACACCTCACGCCAGACCACGGGCAAGCGCAGCGACTCCAAGCAGTGGTACACGACGACGCTGCGCAGCCTCCTGGGCAATCCCCAGTTGCTCGGCCAGGTCATCGAGGACGGAAAGCCGATCCTGCGGACGGACGGCCTGCCGCTGGTCAACCGGCCGCCGATCCTCGACACGGACACCTGGCAGACGCTCCAGGACGAGTTGGAGCGCCGGGCCAACCCCGGTGAGAAGCGCCGAGAGGGTACGTCGCTGCTCCGCGGCATCATGCACCGCGGAGTCTGCGGTGAGCGCATGTACACCTTCAGCGGGCGCAACGGTCAGCTTCGGTACCGGTGCATCGGCCCGCTGAAGTACCGCCAGCGGGCGGCCAAGGGGGAGGGAGCAGTACGCCAAGCCGGTCCCTCAGTGGAGAGAACAGGGTGTGGGCGCCCTCCGCGACCTTACGTCGCAGCGCCGCCCGCAGTTCCGACGCCGGCCGCCCCGCGGCACCCGCCGCGTACGCCGGGCGCCCTGACCTGGGCGGTCGCCAGGTGCGGGAGGGCACTGGGCGTCATAGGCTGA
- a CDS encoding PEP/pyruvate-binding domain-containing protein: protein MNSPYTLTFDSSAEAGTSRLGGKCAALIVMTRAGAPVPPGFVVTMDAFEALLDRGGLRRAVDAALAGLVADPGAAAARGAEIRCMVIDQPVPSPVASAVTAAYEELCRAVGCPDVAVAVRSSAEVEDLPEASCAGQHDTFLWIRGADAVLGAVRRCWASLWNDRAIIYRAARGLPQTVLHMAVGVQQMVDARTSGAAVTVNPADGDPSKIRVEAIWGLGQLMVSGEVTPDAYLVDKVLLSTVRTTVSPKHQELVPAPDGHGLARRVVEEGRQQVPCLAQGEVVEIARLAKTAERQYGCPQDIEWAVDKHPNGSTDTGAVRLLQTRPETVWSRRPRTPARASHGAGVSSILDTLLRPGR, encoded by the coding sequence GTGAACTCTCCGTACACCCTCACGTTCGACAGCTCTGCCGAGGCCGGGACGAGCAGGCTCGGCGGCAAGTGCGCCGCGCTCATCGTGATGACCCGTGCCGGTGCTCCGGTGCCGCCCGGGTTCGTGGTGACCATGGATGCCTTCGAGGCGCTGCTCGACCGCGGCGGGTTGCGCCGGGCCGTCGACGCCGCCCTTGCCGGGCTCGTCGCCGATCCGGGTGCTGCGGCGGCGCGCGGCGCCGAGATCCGCTGCATGGTGATTGACCAGCCCGTGCCCTCACCGGTCGCGTCGGCGGTGACGGCGGCGTACGAGGAGCTCTGCCGGGCCGTCGGCTGCCCGGATGTCGCGGTGGCCGTCCGGTCGAGCGCCGAAGTGGAGGACCTGCCCGAGGCGAGCTGCGCCGGTCAGCACGACACGTTCCTGTGGATCCGGGGTGCCGACGCCGTGCTCGGGGCCGTCCGGCGTTGCTGGGCGAGCCTGTGGAACGACCGCGCGATCATCTACCGAGCGGCCCGTGGGCTGCCCCAGACGGTGCTGCACATGGCGGTCGGGGTGCAGCAGATGGTCGATGCCCGTACCTCCGGCGCCGCCGTGACCGTCAACCCGGCTGACGGCGACCCTTCGAAAATACGGGTGGAGGCGATCTGGGGACTGGGGCAGCTCATGGTGTCCGGCGAGGTGACCCCGGACGCCTACCTGGTGGACAAGGTACTGCTCAGCACGGTGCGGACGACGGTGTCGCCGAAGCACCAGGAACTGGTTCCCGCCCCCGACGGGCACGGGCTCGCTCGGAGGGTGGTCGAGGAGGGCCGTCAGCAGGTCCCCTGCCTGGCTCAGGGGGAGGTCGTGGAGATCGCCCGCCTGGCCAAGACCGCCGAGCGGCAATACGGCTGCCCGCAGGACATCGAGTGGGCCGTCGACAAGCACCCGAACGGCTCCACGGATACGGGCGCCGTGAGACTGCTCCAGACGCGGCCCGAGACGGTCTGGAGCCGTCGGCCGAGGACACCTGCCCGGGCCAGCCACGGCGCGGGCGTCTCCAGCATCCTCGACACCCTCCTTCGACCTGGGAGGTAG
- a CDS encoding PEP-utilizing enzyme, whose translation MTVSRTAFPSPYEMTSPAGAEGWEQLYPYYMVFQPWRRSAEEERFWFCDSQHWPTVVKPFETVVTELAFKGQGQFNTRHFVVPPSYGVTFRIHQGYVYLSPVAAPESRIPARAQQFLERAGYYYANWDRLLENWKGKVLGTIRELESISFGELPEVQPYEDIEAGVGLGAADALIGGYDRLLALCQRALQYHFEFLNLGYAAYLDFFQFCKQRFPGIPDQGIAAMVTGVDMELFRPDEELRKLARLAVELGVDRALTVPDPGEHTLTALSREPGGRDWLDAWNAARDPWFNFTSGNGLYSSDRYWRDTPSLPLGYIRDYILRLRRGEAIDRRLAELAAERERITGEYAALLDPPARADFEAKLGLARQVYPYVEDHNFYIEHWTMGVFWRKARELSALLHRAGFWPEPNDMFYLTRDEVRTALFDHASSWAIGVEPAGPGHWPAEVERRRRIVAALARQHPEPALNEPPRAITEPFSVMLWGITSERIRSWLAAPGDLGDLTGMAASPGVAEGTARVIRSPDELDRLQEGDILVAPVTAPSWTPAFVKVRATVTDIGGVMSHAAIVCREYSLPAVTGTGSASTRIKSGRRIRVDGTAGTVTLLD comes from the coding sequence ATGACGGTCTCGCGCACAGCCTTCCCGAGCCCCTACGAGATGACCTCCCCTGCCGGTGCGGAGGGCTGGGAGCAGCTGTACCCGTACTACATGGTCTTCCAGCCCTGGCGGCGCTCGGCCGAGGAGGAACGCTTCTGGTTCTGCGACAGCCAGCACTGGCCCACCGTGGTCAAGCCGTTCGAGACGGTCGTCACCGAGCTCGCGTTCAAGGGCCAGGGCCAGTTCAACACCCGGCACTTCGTCGTACCGCCCTCGTACGGCGTCACGTTCCGCATCCACCAGGGCTACGTCTACCTGAGTCCGGTGGCCGCGCCGGAGAGCCGGATCCCTGCCCGAGCACAGCAGTTCCTGGAACGCGCCGGGTACTACTACGCGAACTGGGACAGGCTGCTGGAGAACTGGAAGGGCAAGGTCCTCGGCACCATCCGTGAACTGGAGTCCATCAGCTTCGGCGAGCTACCGGAGGTCCAGCCGTACGAGGACATCGAAGCGGGGGTCGGCCTGGGCGCGGCCGATGCCCTGATCGGCGGGTACGACCGGCTCCTCGCCCTGTGCCAGCGCGCCTTGCAGTACCACTTCGAGTTCCTGAACCTCGGCTACGCGGCCTACCTGGACTTCTTCCAGTTCTGCAAGCAACGGTTCCCGGGCATCCCGGACCAGGGCATCGCGGCGATGGTCACGGGCGTGGACATGGAGCTGTTCCGTCCGGACGAAGAGCTCAGGAAACTGGCAAGGCTCGCTGTCGAACTGGGCGTCGACAGGGCACTGACCGTGCCCGACCCCGGGGAGCACACTCTGACCGCCCTCAGCCGCGAGCCGGGCGGCCGCGACTGGCTCGACGCCTGGAACGCCGCCCGCGATCCCTGGTTCAACTTCACGTCGGGCAACGGCCTCTACAGCAGCGACCGGTACTGGAGGGACACCCCCTCGCTTCCCCTGGGGTACATCCGCGACTACATCCTGCGCCTGCGGCGGGGCGAGGCCATCGACCGGCGCCTCGCCGAGCTCGCCGCCGAGCGCGAGCGGATCACCGGCGAGTACGCCGCGCTGCTCGACCCCCCGGCACGTGCCGACTTCGAGGCGAAACTGGGCCTCGCCCGCCAGGTCTACCCGTATGTGGAGGACCACAACTTCTACATCGAGCACTGGACGATGGGCGTCTTCTGGCGCAAGGCCAGGGAGCTGTCCGCCCTGCTGCACCGGGCGGGGTTCTGGCCCGAGCCCAACGACATGTTCTACCTCACGCGCGACGAAGTCCGGACCGCGCTGTTCGACCACGCGTCCAGCTGGGCCATCGGCGTCGAGCCGGCCGGCCCCGGTCACTGGCCGGCGGAGGTGGAACGGCGACGCCGGATCGTGGCCGCGCTCGCACGGCAGCACCCCGAACCGGCGCTGAACGAACCGCCGCGAGCCATCACCGAGCCGTTCAGCGTCATGCTGTGGGGCATCACCAGCGAGCGCATCCGGTCGTGGCTGGCAGCCCCCGGCGACCTGGGCGACCTGACCGGCATGGCCGCCTCGCCGGGCGTCGCCGAAGGCACGGCCCGGGTGATCCGCAGCCCCGACGAGCTGGACCGCCTCCAGGAGGGCGACATCCTGGTCGCCCCGGTCACCGCGCCTAGCTGGACGCCGGCCTTCGTGAAGGTCCGCGCGACCGTCACCGACATCGGGGGAGTCATGTCCCACGCCGCCATCGTCTGCCGCGAGTACTCCCTGCCCGCCGTCACCGGGACGGGCTCGGCGTCCACCCGCATCAAGTCCGGCCGTCGGATCCGTGTGGACGGCACGGCCGGCACGGTCACCCTTCTCGACTGA
- a CDS encoding HD domain-containing protein — MTPDRAARNPLPTLPLAASEIPLSDPLPSPVPLTGVRREIWDRALPYLDVRDNDAHSLYAFALAAALLHTLPGAREDVVLPAVLLHDTGWKKVYPADILPAIAGRAGPAGQETIRRHESEGAAIAARILADVGYPARDTERIVTIIDGHDTRRDALDLDDAVVKDADKLWRLTPHGLRTVGAWFALDPGRTLRFVAARTYDRLLTEPARAVGAAFTVLARTDVSVQRSGLNPPSRSE; from the coding sequence ATGACGCCCGACCGGGCGGCCCGCAATCCGCTGCCGACGCTGCCGCTCGCAGCCTCGGAGATTCCCCTGAGTGACCCCCTCCCTTCGCCCGTGCCGTTGACCGGCGTCCGGCGGGAGATATGGGACCGCGCCCTTCCCTACCTCGACGTGCGCGACAACGACGCCCATTCGCTGTACGCCTTCGCGCTGGCGGCCGCACTGCTGCACACCCTGCCAGGAGCACGGGAGGACGTCGTGCTGCCCGCCGTCCTCCTGCACGACACCGGCTGGAAGAAGGTCTACCCTGCGGACATCCTGCCCGCCATCGCCGGGCGGGCCGGACCTGCCGGGCAGGAGACGATACGCAGGCACGAGTCCGAGGGTGCCGCCATCGCCGCCCGCATCCTCGCCGATGTCGGCTACCCGGCGCGGGACACCGAGCGGATCGTCACCATTATCGACGGGCACGACACCCGCAGGGATGCCCTCGACCTGGACGACGCCGTGGTGAAGGACGCCGACAAGCTGTGGCGGCTGACCCCGCACGGCCTGCGGACCGTCGGTGCGTGGTTCGCCCTGGACCCGGGCCGGACACTGCGGTTCGTGGCGGCACGTACCTACGACCGGCTGCTCACCGAACCCGCCCGTGCCGTCGGTGCCGCATTCACCGTGCTGGCCCGTACCGATGTCAGCGTGCAGCGAAGCGGCCTGAACCCCCCATCACGCAGTGAATGA
- a CDS encoding SpoIIE family protein phosphatase, whose protein sequence is MSLDCMDAYPPLGVVVTDRQGLVVGWTPGVERLLGHTSAEARGRSVAELLDAPVLAGGEPARGEGAAELGERHPDVSVCHKDGHRLAVAVSRYRLAPGVDGIGGGPGTVLLVAPRSGSAAERLRQSLSGWVLQDSPLALTVYDTDLRSVWQSAAMHRLSGLPDEEPCGRRLTEVFAGPDAVEWEERMRLAMATGEEQVSELKGTGLTGLGSRVFSVSATPLRDAEARTLGVCALVSDVTERRRARERLSLLNDASLHIGSTLDMVQTARELTEVAVPRFTDFARVDLLDVILQGDEPAPGPLAGPVRLRRIAELFLLEGVTTEQRTVGEADVYLANSPTALCLASGRPTLYRDNTAPPIRSYYEIDATPERRARVRRMGPHSWIIVPVKARGTTLGVVWFTRMRETPESFDEDDLPLAEDLVARAAVCLDNARRFTRERAAALTLQRSLLPQRMPEQSAVEAAFRYLPAEQRYGVGGDWFDVIPLSGARVALVVGDVVGHGIHAAATMGRLRAAVQTLADVDLAPDELLTRLDDLVLRLSAESGADTEPPGAEAAGDIGATCLYAVYDPVSRRCSMALAGHPPPAVVGPDGTAEFLDVPVGPPLGLGGLPFESMDVTLQEGSLLALYTDGLIHSGHRDLGEGLEALREALAVPTGTLDSLCDHVVRELLPEGPADDAALLLVRPRALDARRVAVWDVEADPAEVARIRSNAVRALAEWGLEEAAFVTELVVSELVTNAIRYGDPPIQLRLIHDRGLICEVSDSSSTAPHLRRARVFDEGGRGLLLVAQLTERWGARQTAAGKTIWCEQTLAAADGPLLSLEGTAAI, encoded by the coding sequence GTGAGTCTTGACTGCATGGACGCCTATCCGCCACTCGGAGTGGTCGTGACCGACCGGCAGGGCCTCGTCGTCGGGTGGACGCCCGGAGTGGAACGCCTGCTCGGTCACACGAGCGCCGAGGCCCGCGGCCGGTCCGTGGCGGAGCTGCTGGACGCCCCCGTGCTCGCGGGCGGGGAGCCTGCTCGAGGTGAAGGGGCTGCCGAGCTCGGCGAACGGCATCCGGACGTGAGCGTATGCCACAAGGACGGGCACCGGCTGGCCGTGGCCGTCTCCCGCTACCGCCTCGCCCCGGGGGTGGACGGCATCGGAGGAGGACCCGGCACCGTCCTGCTCGTCGCCCCGCGGTCCGGGTCGGCGGCGGAGCGCCTGCGGCAGTCGCTGTCCGGCTGGGTTCTGCAGGACTCGCCCCTGGCCCTGACGGTGTACGACACCGATCTGCGCAGCGTGTGGCAGAGCGCCGCGATGCACCGCCTCAGCGGCCTGCCTGACGAGGAGCCATGCGGACGCCGGCTGACGGAGGTCTTCGCAGGCCCCGACGCGGTGGAGTGGGAGGAGCGGATGCGGCTGGCCATGGCCACGGGAGAGGAGCAGGTCAGCGAGCTCAAGGGCACCGGCCTGACCGGCCTCGGATCCCGTGTCTTCAGTGTCTCGGCGACGCCGCTGCGGGACGCGGAGGCCCGTACGCTCGGAGTCTGTGCTCTCGTGAGTGATGTGACCGAGAGGCGCCGTGCCCGCGAGCGGCTCTCTCTGCTGAACGACGCGAGCCTGCACATCGGCAGCACCCTCGACATGGTACAGACCGCACGGGAGCTCACCGAGGTGGCCGTACCCAGGTTCACCGACTTCGCCCGCGTGGACCTGCTGGACGTCATCCTCCAGGGCGACGAACCCGCTCCTGGGCCGCTGGCCGGCCCCGTGCGGCTGCGGCGCATCGCGGAACTGTTCCTGCTCGAGGGGGTCACCACGGAACAGCGCACCGTCGGCGAGGCGGACGTCTACCTCGCGAACTCGCCGACCGCCCTGTGCCTGGCCAGCGGCCGGCCGACGCTGTACCGGGACAACACCGCCCCGCCGATCCGCTCCTACTACGAGATCGACGCGACCCCCGAGCGGCGGGCGAGGGTCCGGCGGATGGGCCCGCACTCATGGATCATCGTGCCGGTGAAGGCCAGGGGCACGACCCTCGGCGTGGTGTGGTTCACCCGCATGCGGGAGACTCCGGAGAGCTTCGACGAGGACGATCTTCCCCTCGCCGAGGACCTGGTGGCAAGGGCGGCGGTCTGCCTGGACAACGCCCGGCGCTTCACCCGCGAACGCGCCGCGGCTCTCACTCTGCAGCGCAGCCTGCTGCCGCAGCGGATGCCGGAGCAGTCGGCGGTGGAAGCCGCCTTCCGCTACCTCCCCGCCGAACAGCGTTACGGGGTGGGCGGCGACTGGTTCGACGTGATCCCGCTCTCCGGAGCCAGGGTCGCGCTGGTGGTCGGCGACGTGGTCGGCCACGGCATCCACGCGGCCGCCACGATGGGCCGGCTGCGCGCCGCCGTGCAAACCCTCGCCGATGTCGACCTCGCTCCCGACGAACTGCTCACCCGCCTCGACGACCTGGTCCTCCGGCTGTCGGCGGAGTCCGGGGCCGACACGGAGCCGCCGGGGGCGGAGGCCGCCGGGGACATCGGGGCCACCTGCCTGTACGCGGTGTACGACCCGGTCTCCAGGCGCTGCTCCATGGCGCTTGCCGGCCACCCGCCGCCCGCCGTCGTCGGTCCGGACGGCACCGCTGAGTTCCTGGACGTCCCCGTGGGACCGCCACTCGGACTGGGTGGGCTGCCGTTCGAATCGATGGACGTCACCCTCCAGGAAGGCAGCCTGCTCGCCCTTTACACCGACGGCTTGATCCATTCCGGCCACCGCGACCTCGGGGAGGGGCTTGAGGCCCTGCGGGAGGCGCTGGCCGTTCCGACGGGCACGCTGGACTCCCTGTGCGACCACGTCGTACGCGAGCTGCTGCCCGAGGGCCCCGCCGACGATGCGGCCCTGCTCCTGGTGCGGCCCCGGGCCCTGGACGCGCGCAGGGTCGCCGTGTGGGACGTGGAGGCCGACCCCGCCGAGGTGGCGCGGATACGGTCGAACGCCGTCCGTGCCCTGGCCGAGTGGGGGCTGGAAGAAGCCGCGTTCGTCACCGAACTGGTGGTCAGTGAACTGGTCACCAACGCCATCAGGTATGGCGACCCGCCGATCCAGTTGCGGCTCATCCACGACCGCGGGCTGATCTGCGAGGTCTCCGACTCCAGCAGCACCGCACCGCATCTGCGGCGGGCTCGGGTGTTCGACGAGGGCGGTCGGGGGCTGTTGCTGGTCGCGCAGCTCACGGAGCGCTGGGGCGCCCGGCAGACGGCGGCCGGCAAGACGATCTGGTGTGAGCAAACCCTGGCCGCGGCCGACGGCCCGCTCCTCTCCCTGGAGGGAACTGCCGCCATCTGA